TTGGAAATTATAAAACTGTTCCAAGCTTTAGTCAAAGATGTCATAATTTGAGCGGGATTGAGATTAAAATgctttattatgttattttatctTGAAAAGTTTAGAAGTCACCCCTGAACAAAGAATTCAAATCCTCCCAAAAGTCTATTCTTTATTCTACATTAGATCACACATTAATATCACTATTTGTTTCCATGTCATGTCTCAGATTAtttgtagtaataataatgttcaGTGATAATCTGGTCAGACCCGTCGGTCTCAGCAGCAGaagtttcatcttcatcatccatcaGATCCAGTTTGGAGTCAATCGCGTTGCATTCGCTTCATTCTGCTGCTACCACGTGACCAGAAGAGAAGACACGCTATTGGTCGTAGCTTTAAAACTTTGACCCGTTTAAGGAACGTGATTCACTAAAAATCAAACAGACGTTTCAAgttttcatctgattttattgaaaatattataaaattatgTGGTGCAGCAGCATATATTCAGTTTGTTTCGTCTTTATTCACATTTACAGAGCAAGTTGTCAAGGAGACGAGAGCAGGGACAGGAGTCTCCAGCGCTCCCTTGTGGCTCCGGGTGGTACTACACTGACATGCGTTCCCAATTCTGAATTCCTGGTTTTATGACGTCAGAGCTGAAGCTCATGACTTGGGTCGGTTAACACCCGATTTATCCACTGATTTCAAGCAAAACAATCTCAACCAATCCAAGGCAGGGACTCAGGTCTGCAGTGAATCTGCAGCCAAAGTCTGACAAGCACGTGGTGAACTTCCATCATGTTTACAAGCGTCTGCATTGACGACACAGGACACAGAAACAAGctttaatgtagacattttctaaacttgcaaaaaaacacaaaaaaaatcctttttcaaagacaaaacaaagagcAATCTAAACAGCACGAACATGACAGAAAACCGTTTAGAATAAACTCATAAGATAACTACACCTCAACGACGGCAGCCCGATCAACAGGTGGAAAATTCTGTCTCTGCTTGGTATCAGGAATCCACTGAGAtgtaacaggaaacaaaaaaatcgCCAAACTAATTCTGTTAACGGTTGAAAATCCAAATCTAACTCAACTGGAGTGTCTCCCTACACACAACTTGTTTCTTGGTATCGCCGCAGAGTCACAACATTCAAACTATTATTCCTACAGTCAAGAAATTTGTAGGCGTCTGTTTTGGtctagaataaaacaaaaacaaaactggcatTTTGAGCTTATTTTatgttgaaaatacaaaagattTGGTTAAATATGTCTGAATGTTGGAGAAAATTTCAGAGAATCTTCATGATTAGAGAAAATCTTCATCGTAGCTGCTGAGTAACGTCCTGTTATTTAATCCAGCTCTACTTCAGTGACAAACAGCCAACCCGACGGCAGCTTTTGAGAAACCGACTGTCCAACAGGAATTCCACATAAACAGATATTCATTAAAGCTGTAGAGCAGATTCTCCAGGAGATACCCAGCACGAAACTCAACATGGTAACCTTCAGTTGTGATTTTGTACGAtagaaataaaactgactttgGAGGAATGCTGGGAAGAAAATGTTGGTCACGTTGAAAAAGCAGCGAACAAaaagggaaacaaaacaaacgtctgtcagcttttttgtttcttcttgtgatgcaaaagcaaagaaaagaagcagctgaaggtgTTTAGCTTCTgtaggaaccccccccccccacaggtcgGATGTTCCTTTGACCCCCCCCTCGATAACCGTTTGGtccaaaaatacaaatgaacaaACGACTTAGCGAGTTAGCATGAAGAATCTGTAACACTTGGATAACTCTGAACATAACCCGCCGTGGACCGGGTTCAGCGTGCAGCATCTGTTACCGTGGTGATGTAGCCACCACCTCCGCGCTTTCCTCTCGTAGCGTAGAAAGAGGACGCTGCCGACCGAGCCCGCCCGCCCGCCCCAATGAGAACCTACCGACGCTGAAATGAAGAGGAGCTGACGTGAGTCGGGAGCAGGAACGCCGTCTGAGCTTTGGTTCGTCGCTTGAACGCGTTTGGTCGACCGTATaaataatctggattaaaaaaaaaaaaaagcattgggTGACGAGCCTCCGGTCAGCCTACAGTGTTTCCTACGATCCGACTCGTCTCCAGACGTGTGATTGtcgtggatggatggagggagtgCTGCGGAATTCTCCGTCTCTCATTTTACACACGAAGGAGAATCTAAAAGAAACTATAAAGCTTCTCAACAGAACCCCCTTCtagctcctcccccctcccccgtgTGAACCAACGGGCGAGTCCTCCTTAAATCTTGCAGGAGAGAGCCTCCCGCTCAACACcaaacctgccccccccctccagaatgTGACCAGGAAACAGAATGAGGTGAAGCCCTGCAGTAAGACGACAACTACACATCCGATGAAGATCGCCCCGCcccttccacccccccacccccccgcctcGGTTAAATGACTACTTGGTTGGTGTAGGCACTAGAAAAGCGTCGACACAGCACATACGTGTCCGTGTGTCGGCCTCACGCCTCTACTGAGCTTCCGTCTAAAGctcgtcttcttcctctccgCCGCCGACCGACTCGGCGTCGTCCCGTCAGGACTTCCTCTGTCGCACCGTCTCCGAGCTTCCGTTCAGCTTGCTCCGTCCGGACGGCGTGGCGGCGGTGCTGCCGTTGCCAAGGGGACGGTCCCGGTCCGGCGGGACTTCCTGTTTGCGTCGATGCGTCTCTTTGTAACGGAGGGTGATGTCGCTGCGGGGGGAAACAGAAGACTCAGAGAGAGGCGGATCCTGCCACGCCtgcagctaacgctaacgctaacgcggCTCTTACCGGAAGAAGAAGCGCCACACCGTCCAGATGACGATGAGGATGAGTCCCAGGAGCCAACACTCCACGATGAAGAAGGGGATGGGCAGCATGATGGTGTTGGGGTCGTATTTGACCACGATGAGGAACTCGGTGACGGTGATCGCCGCCACCAGCCACGCCTGCTGGCCGAGCTTCTTGtggaacttcctgtttggagaGGACGACAAAATCCACGTCAAATATAAAACAGATCATGTCACTTTaatccgacccccccccccaaactcaCGGGTCGTCCATGAAGTCGTAGATCTCCCTCATGGCCACCCCGCCCACGTTGACGAAGAAGACGAGGCGCAGCAGCACCAGGTAGTGTTCAGGAGGCATCCACAGCACGAACTTCAGGTAGAAGGTGTTCAGCTCCGCCAGGAGGAACTGGGGGTTCAAACGGGGACGCCTCACATTTATTACCACAcactccgggggggggggtgtccgaCGACAACACGAAGTTGTCCCTTCTTACCATGAAGATGATGCCCAACACGGCCAGCCAGCGGCGAACCGTCGACGCCGGCTTCCACTCGAACTTCACCCAGCTGTACGGCGTGAACTGGAAGGCGATACGCTTGATCTTCCCCCTGGGGGAGGAGGGCGTCAGCGACAAGGACgggaataaatttaaaaaaaaataaaatggagggggggggggggttctcccgCAGCAGGGATGAAGAGGATTTTTGCCGTACTTGTAGGTGGGGATGTTCCACAGGCCCTGCCACTGGTAGGGCTTCATGGACAGCCAGGCCAGGGTCTTCATGCCGCAGTAGATCCCCAGACCGTTACACACCAACACGTCCATGATCCACTGGGGACAAACACAACGTCAGCAGGGCTCCTCCCACTGCCACGCCCCCAGCCACGCCTCCTGTCCCGTACACAACTGTAATccatatttactgtaaataagtAACCCGACCCATTCCGACAAGCTAACGGTCACGTGATCGCCCCCAGACGTCACCAGTAACGCTGCTGGTGAGATAAGGAGAACTCATCGCCGCGGTGATGAAACCACTGACATATCAGAATCTGACTGAGAACGAAACACAGCCAACATTTAAAagctagaatttttttttaatgtctctgaTGTGTCACAGATTGCAGCGTCTCGCCGTTGGTCCCTCATTAAGCCATCTAATCTTAATCTCAATCCGGGAGCCTTCAGAACGATTGAACTCTTCCGTGCGTACATGGTCCCACCAGCACTCGGAGAAGTTGGGCAGCTGGTGCTCCAGGCTGTACTCCAGGAACTCGAACATGACGCTGATGATCATGCACATCCACCAATCACGAATCATCAGcgtctgaggaggaagaggaaggagaggatgaggagcaggaggactggggggtgggggggtggctaCACTGGAGGTCCGTACCCACCTTGATATACCATCCCAGGAAGTGAGCTGGGACAAAACCGTCCATCTTGTCCTGCAGAGACAAACATAAATCCTctttaatgcccccccccccgtaggGGTAGGGGGTAATTAATCCATCGGGACGCGTCGTCTCCACcttcactcttcttcttcttcaggtgtcaAAGTTCAAAGACTCACCCAGATGTTGTGGAACGGGTCGCTGACGTTTCCCGGGTCGTACATCAGGCAGTTCCCTCCGTAGTCGCGCTCGGGGAGGGGGACCCCCAGTTTGGGGTCGATGTACTTCATGAACTGTCGTCCGTCGTGAACCGTCTGGAtccgggagggggggggggtgtttcagAAGCAGTGAAACGGTTACCGATCGGTCATTAATACAGATCGATACACGAAACGATTTAGAATAAACACgtcagtcatcatcatcatcatcatcatcatcaggtcaCCAACctggaagaggatgaagatgaggaagagctCGTAGACGACGGTGACGCAGAGCCAGAACCTCCAGTACGctacaggaagaggaagtgacatcagcttCAGAGAGAAAGACATACTGCTGGGAGACgagtgaggaagacgaagacGAAGGCATGATGGATTAACTGAAGCCACGCCCCCACGTCAAGTTTCACAGAAATCcgtttgggggggcggggcggggggggttaTTGTATTACAAACGTTCCAAGAATGGATTCAAACAGCTCCTGTTGTTCTTGTCCTTTCTTACGAATGGTGGTtgtagagctgctgctgccacgCCCtaccgggggaggggggggggttcggggGGGTTGGACATCTTTACGTCCCTCTGgggcttttttcccccccaggaTGTCAAACTGACGCCGCTCAGAGAATCACGCCGTCGCTCGTTTTAAACAAACATCTCCGACGGAGAGGTGTCACCCCATGAGACCCATTAAAACGCTCCCCATCTAAGATTCCCTTTCATTCTTAAATGTCGGGGTTTTAACTTTAACTGGCATCAACATAAATATTTGTCCTCCGACGTGGTTCCACCTCCGCTACAAACCAGCGGAGGTGGACCACCTGTGATGAAGACGCTCCTGTGGGATCAGCTTGTTTGTTGGTGTCTGATTTGCCCTCCcgtggggggtagggggtggggaTCTGATTGGATGTTGCCCCGGCGCTCTGCAGCATAATAATAAATCCTAAACAGGATATGTCActtaaacactaaaaaaaaaaaaaagatgtaggGTGTGACGGTGTGGGACTCACCTGGATGAGGTCTAGTGAACGGTCCGTCTTTGGCTTGAGTCACTCCGAAACAGAGGAACACCAGGATGCTCGCCACGATCCCCCTGCAGGAAGTCACGTTTAAGGAACcaggaagtttaaaaaaacaactcagtTTTCTTTGACGTGCAACAATGATGATCTCGCGTGAGGATTTTCATccaggaaatacatttttttaaaaaacaacacagctgGTTTCATTTTTCCTGTGGCCTGAAGGGAATTCTGAGCTGTGAAGCCGACGATCCATAAAAACGCAGAGAACGGAACGGGGAAGCTAACGCGACGCTTACACGTCAATCTGGAGGCCTGTCGGCAACCCCTCTCtgtttattatgggatggaacGGATCTGGACCCGCCGTCTGTCGGGACGTgttgaggatgaggagggggaagagaggATATAAGACTCAGGGTTTAACTGGGATGATCAATTAGCCAAAACACTTTcaaactgagtgtgtgtgtgtgtgtgtgtgtgtgtgtgtcaggaagtGTCATGGTTTCAAATGATGCACTAACTCGAATGAGGCGAGTGGGCGTAGCTCAGCTAGCACACGTAGCATACACATGCTGGTAAATCTACCAGCTAAGGAAGTGAAACCACCTGAcacggtgatgacatcaccaactgttgaccaatcagaggtgaGCCTGATATCCCCGGACTGACTCCCCGTCGGCGTTCCGTTCCAGCAGCCACTGACCTTTTGGTGTTGTAGGTGGTGTCCTGCGGGGTTTCCTCCAATAAGGTGACGTAGACGAGGGCGCAGGTCAGGATGAAGAGCACGGTGACCGTGTGAGCACGCCTGGGGGGGACAGGAAGGGGTTAGCGACGCCCGGAAACTGGAACGTCtaataatatacacagaaacaataaaatccTCTACAGCTTCCTTCTGgattatcaaaataaaagtgtttctattgtttttttaaGCGCACACACGTCCCGTATCGCCGCGGCGTGAGGATCAGACGTTCACCTTTGACCTACAACGCAACCCTGACAGGTCACAGCAACccaacaatgacatcatcatgtcacGCAAATGAACCTTGGTCTCTGATTGGAGCGCTGTTTAAATCAgcgtgtaaacaaacaaacaaacaaacaaacaaacaaaaaggctCCGCCTGCTGTCACATGTCCTCAGCATGAAAAGAGGCTCACCTGTGGTGGGAATGGAAATAGAATTACGGGTGACAAAGAGAATGTGAGGGAGGCGGGGGCGTACCACAAcgacctacacacacacacacacacacacacacgcacacacacacacacacgcacacacaaggtCAGGACGGTTTTAAGAACCTTGTGTTTGTGCGCTCGCAGCTGTCAAACACCGACTGCTGCGCCGCCGACACGCTAACGCCGGCTAGCGTGGACGTTGACCGGTCAGGTGACGCTGAAGCATCATGGGACATGCCCCTTCAGGGACATTGAGCTTCACACTGGCTCATTGGTCGTCAGGGCTCTCTGTCAAACGGGTCGGGCCTACTTTGTGCCTATCTGTAAATCCAATTACCAGAGCGGCGTGTGAACGCGAGGCCCCCGCCCCGGAGCGTGTTCAATGACACACGTGTTGCAGAACAAATAACTAATaattgctttgtgtgtgtgtgtgtgtgtgtgtgtgtgtgtgtgtgtgtccaccgtctctccctcctcctcaaaCCTGTTAGGTGAGGCGCCTCACGTGGGGTCTGACTTCTCCCTTTTTCTCAACAAGCACACGCAGGAAATACCTGCCCCCCCTAGGGGCGGGCCACAGGAGGGCGAGCTGGGACCCACACAGGTCTCGCCCTACATACATCTTCACGCCTGTTAAAGCAACTTTTGGCTTCCTGAGCTAAAACATAATGTAACGCCCCCCCTTCAATGCCAGTCGCCTCTGCACCAACAGAAATCTACTTCCTGCATCTTCCACTTCCTCTGCCTTGATTTAAACGCCATCCTGGGTAAAAGAAAACGCTCAAATGTTTCCCTCCAGGTTTGATTTGAGGCGTCTTATTGCGTTTTTGAACtgggatgccccccccccccggcggaGCACTGAAAGGAGTGTTGAAACTCCTTATCTCAGGCCCACTCCCACCGGTAATCAGCTCCgcacaaagaaaagcaaagtgGAGGAAATTCCTGGATGTGTGTCTTTAAACACACCAGTTTAATCGGCTGATTCCTgattcgccccccccccctcaggggtTAAACAGAAACCACGATCCGAGCCACGCCCTGCCCCCTTTCAAACCAACCGCCAACCTCAAACACGCTTCGTTCACACGTGTTTCGGTTCATCCGACGGCGAGCGGCCCGTCATCAGTTTGTCATCAAAACATTTGGGCGCGCCGCCCGGCTGCTGTGATATCACACGTCTCCAAATCGGATAATTGGCAAACTAGTTTTTGTTTCAGCTGATGTCATTTCCAGTTAAGAAAGTAAACCAACCTGAAAATCCGATATAACAAAGGTTTAATTTAACCCTGACTACAACCGGGTTTGCATATCCAGAAACCGACTTGTGATCCCTGCAGGGCGCTGCCCTGcttgaataaagaaaatatatccACTGCCTCcagttcatttaattttttttaatttaacctttatttaaccggGGAGACTTGGCCAAAACAGACAGACggtgaacataaaaaaaacctggGTGTCAGCAAGGAAAACTCTGAAGTATATTAGTTTTAGCAGCTACGAACAAAACACAGCTTTACACGCAAAACCAAGACGAAACTGTGTTTTAAGCTTCCTGTGTGGACAGGTTGATGAGTCATGGTAAATGTATGTTCAACAGCAGAAGGTAAAGTCACTTTTCCAGATAAGCGTTTACATCCTGCACATGTTGCGCCATAAATGGAACCAGTTTGGACTTCTAGAAGCTCTAGTGCCCGTCAGACATGAGCAGAACATCGTCCAACTGCCCCTGAGGGTAAAACTCATTCTGCATGAACTTGCAGATTCACAActgaaatactgaaatattTGTGGGAAACCAGAGCAGATTCCcttcagaaaatgtgtttgcttctccGAATTAACAAGATCGAGTTCTGAATTCTACTTGGGGAGGAAGAATTCTGCTCTTTTTTCCCTGATTATTCAATATCTGCAAAACAACAAGTGAAGCTCTCTTTTACTCCACCGCTGGATTTCACGGGAGCGAACACATCCCCCCGCTGTTCAGCTCGGGAATATAACTGGAATTGTGAGTCATCAAATTTGTGCGGCATCTCGGGACTTTAGTCAGATGGAAATCTAATTCTGAGCTGCTGGATAACGCATTTCTATTGACCCACATGAGGTGAGAGATCACCTACACCTGAAATCCTAAAGCAACGACCCTGAACAGGTCGGCTTGTCGCAGGATTCTGACCCCCAGAATAAAAACCATGAGAAAACCAGATTAGATCCTGAAATCCTCAACAGTAATCTTCTTGTTAATCCACAAAACCCTCATCAGTGCCACTCCTCCACTGATTTGCAACAAGTTCCCAGTGACCACCAGAGGTCACTTGGCCCTCTGTTTCAGGTCACCTTGAGACCTGTAGAGACCCATTCCCCCCCTCCATCCTGCAGGAAACGGTCAGTAAAGACTCGACATTACCAGAAGAAGGTGTTGGTCCCGTCATCGTAGACTTCACTCTCCGTGTTCCTCCGGTGGAGGCTCTCCCTGGAGCTCTGCTTCATCACGCCGGCTTTGACGTGCGCGCTCGGGCTCTGCCAGCCCGGCTCCACCGGGCCGTTGTGGACGTGCTCGCCGCTCGTGGCGCACTTGATCGCGGCCACGGTGCTTCGCTTGGACTCGGACCTCGTCATGGTTCCCCACCGATCATCCAAGCCGCGGTGCTTTTAGCTGCAGTCGGTCGATCCCTGAGCTGCTGCTCCGGTGCGCTGTCAGCCGCGTCAGCCCCACCCAAGTGACCGTCAGCATCCTGGAGGCGGCCGGGGGGTggagggagatgggggggggggaacgaCAAAACCTGAAAATCACCTTCTGTAGGTGAAGAAAACCAACCCACACTAACATGCCTACAATGTGTAGGACCACGGCTTCCAACACTTCCAACACGCTTCATTAAAACGGTCTCTTCTGTCAGTCTTTAACAGATGCTCGTCATCACTTAGAAACATCTAAATAACCCCGGACAGCCCCGGCTAACGGGGTTAGCTATCACGTTTGACCTAGCTTAAAGAGACTAAGTTAACACAAAAATCGCGTTAACAATTAACTCCCGATCAGCCACCATAAAACCGGACAGTGTTGGGACTGTTTGTGACAGACAGCCGCTGATAACTCAGAATAAAACCCCTTTCTGTGTAAGCTAGCACTAATTGTTAGTTGTATTTAACGGATTAACTTACTGACAGGAGTCCGGGATGCGTTCAGCTCATGCTAGCGCTACATCCGTAGGAATGTTTTAATCCGTTTTGGTAGGAGGGACTCGAACTATTTTGTGGGAGTGGAATGAGTTGTCGTCCGTCTGGAGACCGGAGCTGAAGGAATAAGGAGGAAACCCGCTCCAGAACCACCGTTGTAGTCTCCCCTCCAGACACGCGTCACATGGGCGCGGAGTCCGCTCCACGTGAAGCTCGCAGCAGCAACACTTCCGCATCCGTTTGGTTcccttcagaataaaacaccACATGCCAACCAAACAATACGGTGCCTTTATTTTGTACCAGAACTGTAATTaaggaaatataatttaatattttattatttttgattttataacTGATCTGGCTGGTCAGTTTATTAGTTTATGTTGGCGTTTTGTAGAAATAAACACTTAATTCACCAAAATGCAGCGTTTAACAGGAATACACTTGTAAAACATGCCGGTAATAACCCTCTCCTTACAATATGTTATGTGTATTTCGTCACTTCCGTCCAGCCTAAGTGTCGAACGTCATGAAccatgataaataaacaaaaacatttacataaattttattttaaaaagctaaaaaaaataaaaaaatcaggcaCAATAATAGTTAACTGAATTTAATTCAGGGGTTTGATCAAAATGTCTAATTTTCCTGCAGGAAGAGCAAGAGGTCACCAATaatttcatgaataaatatgaaatcaaaaattgatttaaaaaaaaaaagcaagcattcatttgtaattttattgttAGCCACAGAGGATCTTATCATCGGTGTTCAACAACCACATGGACGGATGAACCCTGATGTGTGGGGCCACCGTGGCCCTCAATAAATCTGGATATGGTTGCAATCACTATGGGCAATTACAACATTTACTGCATCATCAAGTTTGGATTGTCAGCGACTCATTCATGGACTAAGCTGATGTCAAAACCACCTTTATCACTCTTTCTGTTGTGTAACTCAAGTTAATGAACACCGGTTGGAagttgaagagaaaaaaaaagattcaaatctCATGACCTAGAAGCAGTAGgacaagacatttaaaaaaaggagctGCCTCAAATATCAGAATCCTGTCATGGGGTTCATATTTAAAGAATTAGATAACAAACAAAGGCCTTAATGACTCAATGACGTTTGAACAACATAATCCCAATCTCCCAAAGCTCCTATCCCAAATAGATTCAACAATATTTTCAATgtaatttacaattttttcaACATAAATTCTTAACTCTAATTTTAAAGACTAGTGAATGTCTAGATGAGATCACCACAAAGTCATGACCTCTGTTTAACTATACACTCAGGACATGAACACACAAGGAGGTGATTTAATCAAGACTACATTTTTATTCTGGCCTAACTGTTCAATGTAACTGTAGTTTTGATACCTGTAAATCATGATGTTTggattttaaaaactttttttttttttgcaaaacaatAGTCTCTAATTAAATGTAGGGAATAAAAGATCAGAGTTTCTCTCGGTGATGCAATTAAACTATAAAATCATCCAAAATCAATAACACCAAAGTACAAAATGAGATCTTTTTCTCTTTACACAAGACCTGAACTCGTGAAATCTGTTTACACAAGAGAGTTAACTTCGTTTTTGACATCGTTTCAAGGACTTTTCCTGATGCTACCCAATTTCTGACCTTTTGAGGTCcgttgtgaaaaagaaaaatgctgcaCAAAGACGAgtgtgttcacctgtgggaGTGGGTGTGAAAGGACTGCGGTACTGACAGCCAAAGGCAACATTCCCTGTAGGATGGAGGAGGCACAATAACAGCCACTGAAGATCATAAACTGCCAGTACTGAGCTATTGTTTTTCTGAGAGTAAATCAATGGAGGGAGTCGCCCTGGGCTTTAAGATTCTGTAAAAACCAGGGTTACAATTTTTCAGTGCAGGTATATAAAACAATTACCCACGAAACACAAAGACGCTTGAGCAGCGGCTCCTTTGAAGAAGTTTAGGGCATCAAAATAAAGAGCTAAAGATATTGACGGTTGTTCGTATGCTTTAAATAACAGGTATTCCTAGTAATTACAGAGAAAAAAGGCAACAAAACTTCCAACTCTgtataaaatacattcaaatacTGTAAAGAACAGTGAGACAAATGCTCAGAGCAATAGAAACTCATCTTCAATGGAGCTACACATGTAATCTGCAAGCAGTATTTATTTAAGCAAACAGTATTTTTAACTGCTGGGAGAGAAATTTGCAAGGGAGTTTGATAAGTACATGTCAGCCTTTCCATCCTCCT
This region of Antennarius striatus isolate MH-2024 chromosome 4, ASM4005453v1, whole genome shotgun sequence genomic DNA includes:
- the ptdss2 gene encoding phosphatidylserine synthase 2; translation: MTRSESKRSTVAAIKCATSGEHVHNGPVEPGWQSPSAHVKAGVMKQSSRESLHRRNTESEVYDDGTNTFFWRAHTVTVLFILTCALVYVTLLEETPQDTTYNTKRGIVASILVFLCFGVTQAKDGPFTRPHPAYWRFWLCVTVVYELFLIFILFQTVHDGRQFMKYIDPKLGVPLPERDYGGNCLMYDPGNVSDPFHNIWDKMDGFVPAHFLGWYIKTLMIRDWWMCMIISVMFEFLEYSLEHQLPNFSECWWDHWIMDVLVCNGLGIYCGMKTLAWLSMKPYQWQGLWNIPTYKGKIKRIAFQFTPYSWVKFEWKPASTVRRWLAVLGIIFMFLLAELNTFYLKFVLWMPPEHYLVLLRLVFFVNVGGVAMREIYDFMDDPKFHKKLGQQAWLVAAITVTEFLIVVKYDPNTIMLPIPFFIVECWLLGLILIVIWTVWRFFFRDITLRYKETHRRKQEVPPDRDRPLGNGSTAATPSGRSKLNGSSETVRQRKS